In the genome of Natronorubrum daqingense, the window TCGTTGACTAGGTACTGTTGACCTCCGGTCTCGGGATCAGTGACGGCGGACCGACATTCGACGTCGGTCTCTCGAGTCTCGTCCGTGGGGACGAGGTTTCGCGTTACGTCATCGCTGCGCGGTCCCGACTCGAGGATCGAACAGTTCGCGGCCGGATGCGGTTCGATCGTGAATTCAGCACGGAGCGACGACGATTCGTCGAGCGCTCCGTTCGTTCCAGATACTGCCATCTCGAGTTAGTATTGGAATCTGATCAGTATATACTGACGGCAGAATAGCCAGACCGTGGGAATGTACTGTTGGATATGATACAATACGGATTCGTGACGAGTCGCGTGAGGTGATTTCTCGATGCCTACGCGGGGTGTTCGACCGACTCCATCAGCGTCTCCGCGTGCTCCGATTCCTCCTCTAAGTCGGCCGGATAGCTGCTGAGCAAGACGAGCACGTCGTCGTCGTGACTGAAGGACGTCACGCCGATGTCCACGTCGACCTGCTGGCCGGCGATTTCGGTCTCTCCCTCGAATCGATCGACGTCGCGGCTGTCGTCGAGGATATCGAGCGAGAACGAGTCCGCGTGGGAGACGTTGTCGAAATCCGCGTGCTCGCTGTCGACCTCGCCCATGAACTCCTCGAGCAACTCGTCGTTGTCCATGTCATCGATCGGATTGAGCGAGTAACCCAGTACCGAGACGTCCGGAATCGAGACGGCGGCGAAGAAACACGCTTCCTCCTCGATTCCCTGGTAATCGATCTCTTTCGAGTAGACCGAACTCCAAATCGTCGCCTCGATATCGCGCTCGACGCCGACGTCGACCGTTTCCTCCATCGATTGCTCGTCGATCTCGTACTCGTCGTACTCCGTTTCCTCGAGTGCGTCGTCGGTCGGTCTGACTTGCTCTGCGGAGAGTTCCAGCGGTCCGTCGCCGCGCACGAAATCGAGACAGCCCGCAGTGAGTGCTAACCCACCAGTCGCCCCGGCCGCGAGAAGTGCTCGTCGAGAGTAGTTCATAGACATCACATTCGGCAGAAACGGTATATGAGTTGTGGAACGTTCAGCGGGGAAGACAAGACAGTCACGGCGATAGTCGTCGTCGCGTTCGCAGGCGGGTTCAGACACATCAAGAGTTATCGGGGTCCACACCACCCTCTAGGTATGACCGAGTTCGCACGACGAGTCGAGCAGGTGTCGATCAGCGGTATCCGAGAGGTCTTCGAGGCGGCAGGCGACGACGCGATCAACCTCGGTATCGGCCAACCGGACTTTCCGACGCCGGCACACGCCCGTCGCGGAGCGATCGAGGCGATCGAATCCGGCCAGAGCGACGCCTACACCTCGAACAAGGGGACGCGTTCGCTCCGAGAAGCTATCGCCGCGAAGTACGACCGAGCCTACGGTCTCGAGGTCGATCCGGAAGACATCATCGCAACATCGGGCGGCAGCGAAGCGCTCCACCTCGTACTGCAGGCCCACGTCGATCCGGGTGAGGAAGTCATCTTCCCCGACCCAGGATTCGTCTCTTACGACGCGTTGACCCACATCGCCAACGGAACGCCGAAACCAGTCGGTCTCCGCGAGGATCTCACGCTCGATCCGGCAGCGGTCGAAGACGCGATCACCGACGACACCGCGGCGTTCGTCGTCAACAGTCCGGCCAACCCGACGGGTGCCGTCCAGAGCGAGGAAGACATGCGCGAGTTCGCCCGCATCGCGGACGAACACGACGTGCTCTGTGTCTCCGACGAGGTGTACGAACACATCGTCTTCGACGGCGAGCACCACCCGCCACTCGAGTTCGCCAAGTCGGACAACGTGG includes:
- a CDS encoding DUF6517 family protein; translated protein: MNYSRRALLAAGATGGLALTAGCLDFVRGDGPLELSAEQVRPTDDALEETEYDEYEIDEQSMEETVDVGVERDIEATIWSSVYSKEIDYQGIEEEACFFAAVSIPDVSVLGYSLNPIDDMDNDELLEEFMGEVDSEHADFDNVSHADSFSLDILDDSRDVDRFEGETEIAGQQVDVDIGVTSFSHDDDVLVLLSSYPADLEEESEHAETLMESVEHPA
- a CDS encoding pyridoxal phosphate-dependent aminotransferase — encoded protein: MTEFARRVEQVSISGIREVFEAAGDDAINLGIGQPDFPTPAHARRGAIEAIESGQSDAYTSNKGTRSLREAIAAKYDRAYGLEVDPEDIIATSGGSEALHLVLQAHVDPGEEVIFPDPGFVSYDALTHIANGTPKPVGLREDLTLDPAAVEDAITDDTAAFVVNSPANPTGAVQSEEDMREFARIADEHDVLCVSDEVYEHIVFDGEHHPPLEFAKSDNVVTVSACSKTYSMTGWRLGWVVGANPRIERMLRVHQYGQACASAPAQYAAEAALTGPQEPVDEMVAAFEDRRDVVLDGLEDAGLEVPKPEGAFYAMPNVPEGWCEEVLERDVIVVPGDAFGANGEGYARLSYATGMEELKDALEIIDAATQAVR